The following coding sequences are from one Salmo trutta chromosome 36, fSalTru1.1, whole genome shotgun sequence window:
- the clk2a gene encoding dual specificity protein kinase CLK2 isoform X2 gives MQCIDHGRGGATVALKIIKNVEKYKEAARLEINVLERINEKDPENKHLCVQMYDWFDYHGHMCISFELLALSTFDFLKENNYLPYSIAQVRHMAYQLCLSVKFLHDTKLTHTDLKPENILFVNSDFTMTYNVEKKREERTVKSTNVRVVDFGSATFDHEHHSTIVSTRHYRAPEVILELGWSQPCDVWSIGCILFEYYLGFTLFQTHDNREHLAMMERILGPVPSRMIRKTRKQKYFYRGRLDWDESSSAGRYVRENCKPLRRYLLSEAEEHHQLFDLIESMLEYEPTKRLVLANSLRHPFFESGTAGDAVGGKSWEGNRDISR, from the exons ATGCAATGTATTGACCATGGCCG GGGAGGAGCCACTGTTGCTCTGAAGATCATAAAAAATGTGGAGAAATACAAGGAAGCAGCTCGTCTGGAGATCAATGTGCTGGAGAGAATCAATGAGAAAGACCCGGAAAACAAACA CCTGTGTGTGCAGATGTATGACTGGTTTGACTACCACGGACACATGTGTATCTCCTTTGAGTTGCTGGCCCTCAGCACCTTTGACTTCCTCAAGGAGAACAACTACCTGCCTTACTCCATCGCCCAGGTCCGACACATGGCCTACCAGCTATGCCTGTCTGTCAAGT TTCTTCATGATACCAAgctgacacacacagacctgaAGCCAGAAAACATCCTGTTTGTCAACTCCGACTTCACTATGACCTATAACGTAGAGAAG AAGCGCGAAGAGCGGACCGTGAAGAGCACGAATGTACGGGTGGTGGACTTTGGCAGTGCCACGTTTGACCACGAGCACCACAGCACCATCGTCTCCACACGGCACTACCGCGCCCCAGAAGTCATACTAG AGCTGGGCTGGAGCCAGCCATGTGACGTGTGGAGCATCGGTTGCATCCTGTTCGAGTACTACCTAGGCTTCACCTTGTTCCAG ACTCATGATAACAGGGAGCATCTGGCTATGATGGAGAGAATACTGGGGCCAGTGCCCTCCAGGATGATACGCAAGACAAG GAAGCAGAAATATTTTTACCGCGGCCGTCTGGACTGGGACGAAAGCTCATCAGCTGGGAGATACGTGAGGGAGAACTGCAAACCCTTACGG agaTACCTGTTGTCGGAGGCTGAGGAGCACCATCAGCTGTTTGACCTGATTGAGAGCATGCTGGAGTACGAGCCCACTAAGCGCCTGGTTCTGGCCAACTCCCTCAGGCACCCTTTCTTCGAATCGGGGACAGCAGGCGATGCGGTGGGGGGGAAGAGCTGGGAGGGCAACCGCGACATCAGCCGGTGA
- the clk2a gene encoding dual specificity protein kinase CLK2 isoform X1 yields the protein MPHSRRYPSSERASRSSYQDRDRGRKQRHRRSPSFSSSSDRERDKDRRGRENRQEGSYARSRSYNNRSAERRPYDRRYCEGYRRLDQSRERDRDRGIREREHGGGGAAAADGYYAPDFSPSMCDYRRGREREREQSLRRKGSRRKHKRRRRRTRSYSPSSSRSDSRTRALSVRDDEEGHLICRSGDVLQERYEIVGTLGEGTFGRVMQCIDHGRGGATVALKIIKNVEKYKEAARLEINVLERINEKDPENKHLCVQMYDWFDYHGHMCISFELLALSTFDFLKENNYLPYSIAQVRHMAYQLCLSVKFLHDTKLTHTDLKPENILFVNSDFTMTYNVEKKREERTVKSTNVRVVDFGSATFDHEHHSTIVSTRHYRAPEVILELGWSQPCDVWSIGCILFEYYLGFTLFQTHDNREHLAMMERILGPVPSRMIRKTRKQKYFYRGRLDWDESSSAGRYVRENCKPLRRYLLSEAEEHHQLFDLIESMLEYEPTKRLVLANSLRHPFFESGTAGDAVGGKSWEGNRDISR from the exons ATGCCACACTCAAGACGGTACCCGTCCTCAGAACGGGCCAGCCGGAGCAGCTATCAAGACCGAGACAGAGGACGCAAGCAGAGGCACCGCAGATCGCCCTCTTTTTCCTCTAGCAGTGACCGGGAAAGGGACAAAGACAGAAGGGGACGGGAAAACAGACAGGAGGGAAGCTATGCTCGCTCTAGGAG CTACAATAATCGCTCTGCAGAACGCAGGCCGTACGACAGACGCTACTGTGAGGGCTATCGGCGCCTGGACCAGAGCCGCGAACGAGACAGAGATCGCGGAATCAGGGAAAgggaacatggaggaggaggagcagcagcagccGATGGTTACTACGCACCCGACTTCTCACCGAGCATGTGCGACTACCGGCGGGGTCGTGAGAGGGAACGGGAGCAGTCACTCCGAAGGAAGGGCAGCAGGCGTAAGCACAAACGAAGGCGGCGTAGAACCAGGTCCTATAGCCCATCCTCATCG CGGAGCGACAGCCGGACGCGGGCACTGAGTGTGAGGGACGACGAGGAAGGGCACCTGATCTGTCGGAGTGGGGACGTCCTGCAAGAGAGAT aTGAGATTGTCGGCACTCTGGGGGAAGGCACCTTTGGGAGGGTAATGCAATGTATTGACCATGGCCG GGGAGGAGCCACTGTTGCTCTGAAGATCATAAAAAATGTGGAGAAATACAAGGAAGCAGCTCGTCTGGAGATCAATGTGCTGGAGAGAATCAATGAGAAAGACCCGGAAAACAAACA CCTGTGTGTGCAGATGTATGACTGGTTTGACTACCACGGACACATGTGTATCTCCTTTGAGTTGCTGGCCCTCAGCACCTTTGACTTCCTCAAGGAGAACAACTACCTGCCTTACTCCATCGCCCAGGTCCGACACATGGCCTACCAGCTATGCCTGTCTGTCAAGT TTCTTCATGATACCAAgctgacacacacagacctgaAGCCAGAAAACATCCTGTTTGTCAACTCCGACTTCACTATGACCTATAACGTAGAGAAG AAGCGCGAAGAGCGGACCGTGAAGAGCACGAATGTACGGGTGGTGGACTTTGGCAGTGCCACGTTTGACCACGAGCACCACAGCACCATCGTCTCCACACGGCACTACCGCGCCCCAGAAGTCATACTAG AGCTGGGCTGGAGCCAGCCATGTGACGTGTGGAGCATCGGTTGCATCCTGTTCGAGTACTACCTAGGCTTCACCTTGTTCCAG ACTCATGATAACAGGGAGCATCTGGCTATGATGGAGAGAATACTGGGGCCAGTGCCCTCCAGGATGATACGCAAGACAAG GAAGCAGAAATATTTTTACCGCGGCCGTCTGGACTGGGACGAAAGCTCATCAGCTGGGAGATACGTGAGGGAGAACTGCAAACCCTTACGG agaTACCTGTTGTCGGAGGCTGAGGAGCACCATCAGCTGTTTGACCTGATTGAGAGCATGCTGGAGTACGAGCCCACTAAGCGCCTGGTTCTGGCCAACTCCCTCAGGCACCCTTTCTTCGAATCGGGGACAGCAGGCGATGCGGTGGGGGGGAAGAGCTGGGAGGGCAACCGCGACATCAGCCGGTGA